In Mesorhizobium sp. 113-3-3, a genomic segment contains:
- a CDS encoding NAD-dependent succinate-semialdehyde dehydrogenase — MNLPPNALRIDQDGYDVRGFSHGLYIDGRWRPSSDGRVIDVVDPSSGSVIAAVPDATLEDALAAVDAAGKAATAWRETAPRKRSEILRRCFELMVERSETLAMLISLENGKALRDARGEVAYAAEFFRWNAEEAVRITGEFGTAPSGTNRIVVDYEPIGICVLITPWNFPAAMATRKIAPALAAGCTVILKPASETPLTAYALAALYNEAGVPAGVVNVLTTTSPGPLTSAMLADPRVRKLSFTGSTGVGRSLLGEAARHVVSCSMELGGNAPFVVFDDADLDAALDGAMIAKMRNAGEACTAANRIYVQSGIHDAFADGLRKRMAALKVGPGMSADTECGPMITRKAVDKIDRLVKDAVARGAKVLCGGSIPEEEGFFYPPTVLSQVSPDADMAHEEIFGPVAPITRFETEAEAIMHANNTEYGLAAYIYTRDVGRGLRVASRIEAGMIGLNRGLMSDPAAPFGGVKQSGLGREGGQHHGIAEFMEAKYIAVTF, encoded by the coding sequence ATGAACCTTCCTCCCAATGCGCTGCGGATCGACCAGGACGGCTATGACGTTCGCGGCTTCTCGCACGGACTTTACATCGACGGCAGATGGCGACCATCTTCCGATGGCCGGGTCATTGACGTCGTCGATCCCTCGTCGGGGTCTGTGATTGCAGCGGTCCCCGACGCGACGCTTGAGGATGCCTTGGCCGCCGTCGATGCGGCTGGCAAGGCGGCGACGGCATGGCGGGAGACGGCGCCACGCAAGCGCTCGGAAATCCTCAGGCGCTGTTTCGAACTCATGGTCGAACGGTCGGAAACGCTTGCCATGCTGATCTCGCTGGAGAACGGCAAGGCTCTGCGCGACGCGCGCGGCGAGGTTGCGTACGCCGCCGAGTTCTTCCGCTGGAACGCGGAAGAAGCGGTTCGCATCACCGGCGAGTTCGGCACAGCGCCGTCCGGCACCAACCGCATCGTGGTCGACTACGAGCCGATCGGCATTTGCGTGCTGATCACGCCCTGGAATTTTCCTGCCGCGATGGCGACACGAAAGATCGCGCCGGCATTGGCCGCCGGTTGCACGGTGATCCTGAAGCCGGCCAGCGAAACGCCGCTGACGGCCTATGCGCTGGCCGCGCTCTACAACGAGGCCGGCGTCCCGGCGGGCGTCGTCAACGTGCTCACCACGACCAGTCCCGGTCCGCTGACATCGGCCATGCTGGCCGATCCGCGGGTCAGGAAGCTTTCTTTCACCGGTTCGACAGGCGTCGGACGAAGCCTGCTTGGCGAAGCCGCCAGGCATGTGGTCTCCTGCTCGATGGAACTCGGCGGCAATGCACCCTTCGTCGTCTTCGACGATGCCGACCTCGATGCCGCGCTCGACGGCGCCATGATCGCAAAGATGCGCAATGCCGGCGAGGCCTGTACGGCCGCCAATCGCATCTATGTTCAGTCGGGCATCCATGACGCATTCGCCGACGGCCTTCGCAAGCGCATGGCAGCTCTCAAGGTCGGACCAGGCATGAGCGCGGATACCGAGTGCGGACCGATGATCACCAGAAAGGCGGTCGACAAGATCGACCGCCTGGTCAAGGACGCCGTGGCCCGGGGAGCCAAGGTGCTTTGCGGCGGCTCGATCCCGGAAGAGGAAGGCTTCTTTTACCCGCCGACGGTCCTGTCGCAGGTTTCGCCCGACGCCGACATGGCGCATGAGGAGATTTTCGGGCCGGTAGCGCCCATCACGCGATTCGAGACCGAGGCCGAAGCCATCATGCACGCCAACAACACGGAATACGGTCTTGCCGCCTACATCTATACGCGCGATGTAGGCCGGGGATTGCGTGTGGCATCGAGGATCGAGGCCGGCATGATCGGCCTCAACCGGGGGCTGATGTCGGACCCCGCGGCACCCTTCGGCGGCGTCAAGCAGAGCGGCCTGGGTCGCGAGGGCGGCCAGCATCACGGCATCGCCGAGTTCATGGAGGCGAAGTACATCGCCGTGACCTTCTGA
- a CDS encoding alpha/beta hydrolase, whose translation MQKDPFRTRDHVADFDDIVADIVARSAATRATLPMVADVAYGNSAAERLDLFFPPGGRKNLPVHIFIHGGYWRMFSRSDHSYVAETVTKAGAIAVIVDYALMPGVRMAAIVEQVRRAKQWVLDNVVDHGGDPGRISVSGHSAGAHLATFLFEKAPMPSCVRAALLLGGLYDLKPLQKSFLEPLIGITDEETAAFTPMTRLHDPKTAVTILVGDHETPPFHQQAADFGALLRARGHSVRDLRLNDRNHMNSLRDLGIIGTQAGDCLMQTIEATLA comes from the coding sequence ATGCAGAAAGATCCCTTCCGCACCCGCGACCACGTCGCCGACTTCGACGACATCGTGGCCGATATCGTGGCGCGCAGCGCTGCCACCCGGGCGACGCTGCCCATGGTGGCTGATGTCGCCTATGGCAACAGCGCGGCCGAGAGGCTCGACCTGTTCTTTCCGCCGGGCGGGCGCAAGAATCTGCCGGTTCATATTTTCATCCACGGCGGCTACTGGCGCATGTTTTCAAGGAGCGACCATTCCTATGTGGCGGAGACAGTCACCAAAGCCGGTGCGATCGCGGTCATCGTCGATTATGCGCTGATGCCCGGGGTCAGGATGGCGGCGATCGTGGAACAGGTCCGGCGCGCCAAACAATGGGTGCTGGACAACGTCGTCGACCATGGCGGCGATCCCGGCCGGATAAGCGTCAGCGGCCATTCGGCCGGTGCGCACCTGGCCACATTCCTCTTCGAAAAGGCGCCAATGCCATCATGCGTCCGAGCGGCGCTGCTGCTGGGCGGCCTCTACGACCTGAAGCCCCTGCAGAAATCCTTCCTCGAGCCGCTGATCGGCATCACCGACGAGGAGACTGCCGCCTTCACGCCAATGACCCGCTTGCACGACCCCAAGACGGCAGTGACCATTCTCGTCGGGGACCATGAAACGCCGCCCTTCCACCAGCAAGCGGCCGACTTCGGAGCGCTCCTGCGCGCCCGGGGGCACAGTGTGCGCGATCTCCGCCTGAATGACCGGAACCACATGAACAGCTTGCGGGATCTGGGCATCATCGGCACACAGGCTGGGGACTGCCTGATGCAGACGATTGAAGCAACCCTCGCCTAG
- a CDS encoding iron-containing alcohol dehydrogenase, with amino-acid sequence MSLFAALRLPREILFGKGQRHALPTVAGRFGRRALVCTDERFAGTAVFAEIVKSLEDASIEVLVHDRVLPDVPRDSVGICVDEARKFRPEMVIGIGGGSCLDFAKCAGLLLSHGGKLQDYYGEFKVPGPTLPLIAVPTTAGTGSEVTPVAVISDPDRTLKVGISSPYLIAAVALCDPELTMTCPPALTAIAGADALTHAIEAFTAKQRGEDPSLPQQHVFIGKTALTDHFALLAIKLLGRSLEKACADGTDADARADVMMGALAAGCAFGTAGTAAAHAVQYPAGALTHTAHGLGVATMMPYVMTYNSRVVAAEMAEIGGALGLEAKGRSVEEMADATIKEIRRLFTAIGITPTLADLGLPADKLDWTADQALGIDRLIKNNPRSFDLVAMRRLVQAAHDGDLAACAM; translated from the coding sequence ATGAGCCTCTTCGCCGCCCTCCGGCTTCCGCGTGAAATCCTTTTCGGGAAAGGCCAGCGCCATGCGCTGCCGACAGTCGCCGGCAGGTTCGGCCGGCGCGCCCTGGTCTGTACCGACGAGCGTTTCGCCGGCACGGCGGTGTTCGCGGAAATCGTCAAATCGCTCGAGGACGCCTCGATCGAGGTGCTGGTGCATGACCGCGTGCTTCCCGACGTGCCGCGCGACAGTGTCGGCATTTGCGTCGACGAGGCCAGGAAATTCCGACCCGAGATGGTGATCGGCATCGGCGGCGGCAGTTGCCTCGACTTCGCCAAATGCGCCGGCTTGCTGCTCAGCCATGGCGGCAAACTCCAGGACTATTATGGGGAGTTCAAGGTGCCCGGCCCGACGTTGCCGCTGATCGCGGTGCCCACCACGGCGGGTACAGGCTCCGAGGTGACGCCCGTCGCGGTGATCTCCGATCCCGACCGGACGCTCAAGGTCGGCATATCGAGCCCCTATCTGATCGCGGCGGTTGCCTTGTGCGACCCGGAACTGACGATGACCTGCCCCCCTGCCCTGACCGCGATAGCCGGCGCCGATGCATTGACCCATGCGATCGAGGCCTTCACCGCGAAACAGCGCGGTGAAGATCCAAGCCTGCCGCAACAGCATGTCTTCATCGGCAAGACGGCGCTGACAGACCATTTCGCCCTGCTGGCCATAAAACTGCTGGGCCGCAGCCTGGAGAAAGCCTGCGCCGACGGCACCGATGCCGATGCGCGCGCCGATGTGATGATGGGCGCGCTGGCGGCGGGCTGCGCGTTCGGTACCGCCGGAACGGCGGCGGCGCATGCCGTGCAATACCCGGCCGGCGCCCTCACCCACACCGCGCACGGATTGGGCGTGGCGACGATGATGCCTTACGTCATGACCTATAACAGCCGCGTGGTCGCCGCCGAAATGGCCGAGATCGGCGGGGCGCTTGGCCTCGAGGCCAAGGGACGGAGCGTCGAGGAGATGGCGGACGCCACCATCAAGGAAATCCGGCGGTTATTCACGGCGATCGGCATCACGCCGACGCTGGCCGACCTCGGCCTTCCCGCCGACAAGCTCGACTGGACCGCCGATCAGGCGCTCGGCATCGACCGCCTGATCAAGAACAACCCGCGCTCCTTCGATCTCGTCGCCATGCGACGCCTGGTTCAGGCAGCCCATGACGGCGACCTCGCAGCCTGCGCCATGTGA